The following proteins are co-located in the Apium graveolens cultivar Ventura chromosome 5, ASM990537v1, whole genome shotgun sequence genome:
- the LOC141659996 gene encoding uncharacterized protein LOC141659996, whose translation MHEDLKSEYFEVDDPFILWENLKDRFDHQNLFYLSAAENDWPNLRLQYFKNIRAYSSALFKISYRLIMCGEKVTEKRKIDKTLSTFHPNNINLAEMYMERKLTKFWDLLSTLLVAEHNHVLVIKNHQSRLTGSAPLPEVNNMSFQ comes from the coding sequence ATGCATGAAGATTTAAAATCTGAGTACTTTGAAGTCGATGATCCctttattttatgggaaaatctaAAGGATAGGTTCGATCACCAGAATCTATTTTATCTATCTGCAGCTGAAAATGATTGGCCTAATTTAAGACTTCAGTATTTTAAGAATATCCGAGCATATAGCTCTGCTTTGTTCAAAATAAGTTATAGGCTTATTATGTGTGGTGAGAAAGTTACGGAGAAAAGAAAAATCGATAAAACATTATCAACTTTTCACCCCAACAATATTAACTTAGCAGAGATGTACATGGAGCGCAAATTAACTAAGTTCTGGGATCTTCTATCAACTCTCCTCGTTGCTGAACATAATCATGTATTGGTGATTAAGAATCATCAATCCCGTCTAACAGGATCTGCCCCATTACCTGAAGTAAATAACATGTCATTCCAGTAG